The Pyrococcus horikoshii OT3 genome includes a window with the following:
- the galT gene encoding galactose-1-phosphate uridylyltransferase, producing the protein MRELRYNPLTGQWIMVSAVRKNRPWRPRNFCPFCPGSEETGYGWEVLLLPNRFPMLSFDAPKPKNEDFYKKARAMGQCSVIVETPKHELRDLDELPREQMVKIVRMWIKITETLKENRNVAYLAIFRNKGEEIGVSLKHPHGQLYALPYIPLKVRLKIENSRRYYKRTGECIFCRIIKEEEKNGERTIYENDNFIVFMPFFASWPFEVHIYPKRHIQYLTDLKVNEIEDLAEVIQVTTATLNAVLDRQMPYAMMIFQAPFKGNYPFYHLHIEFYPILRDNGKVKYTAGIELGTWEFTYDGIPEENARKLKEACKKVSQRMSLKGKCI; encoded by the coding sequence ATGAGAGAACTTCGATATAACCCTCTCACAGGGCAGTGGATCATGGTATCTGCAGTCAGGAAAAATAGACCATGGAGACCTAGAAATTTTTGTCCATTTTGTCCAGGAAGCGAAGAGACAGGATATGGATGGGAAGTCCTTTTACTTCCGAACAGATTCCCAATGCTATCATTCGACGCACCAAAACCTAAAAATGAGGATTTCTATAAAAAGGCCAGGGCTATGGGTCAATGTAGTGTTATTGTCGAGACTCCCAAGCATGAGCTCAGAGATTTGGATGAGCTTCCCAGGGAACAAATGGTAAAGATAGTGAGGATGTGGATAAAAATTACGGAAACGTTAAAGGAAAATCGCAACGTTGCATACCTTGCTATTTTTAGAAATAAGGGAGAGGAAATTGGGGTAAGCTTAAAGCATCCTCACGGCCAACTTTACGCCCTTCCATATATTCCTCTCAAGGTTAGACTTAAAATAGAGAACTCTAGAAGGTACTATAAGAGAACTGGGGAATGCATATTCTGCAGGATAATTAAAGAAGAGGAAAAGAACGGGGAGAGGACTATCTATGAAAATGATAACTTCATAGTTTTTATGCCATTCTTTGCAAGCTGGCCCTTTGAAGTTCATATATACCCTAAAAGGCACATTCAGTACCTAACCGACCTTAAGGTGAATGAAATTGAAGACCTAGCGGAAGTTATCCAAGTAACTACCGCAACGCTAAACGCCGTTCTAGATAGGCAAATGCCATATGCTATGATGATATTCCAAGCCCCTTTTAAGGGGAATTATCCCTTCTATCACCTCCACATAGAGTTCTACCCAATTCTAAGAGATAATGGGAAGGTTAAGTATACAGCGGGAATTGAACTCGGGACTTGGGAATTCACATACGATGGAATTCCAGAAGAAAACGCCAGAAAACTTAAAGAAGCATGCAAAAAAGTTTCACAGAGAATGAGTCTTAAGGGAAAATGTATTTAA
- a CDS encoding PqqD family protein, with translation MDNYLNLIPIRNEKVELRKIEGKYYLMIPMESKLDFLARRLHGNYRRLELDEIGAYVWELCDGTRNVEEIGKLLKARFGEKVEPLYERLLTFLIQLQRRNLIRFR, from the coding sequence ATGGATAATTACCTAAATCTAATTCCCATCAGAAACGAAAAGGTAGAATTAAGGAAGATCGAGGGAAAGTACTACCTTATGATCCCGATGGAATCAAAGCTAGATTTTCTTGCAAGAAGGCTGCACGGGAATTACAGGAGGCTTGAACTAGATGAAATAGGAGCATACGTCTGGGAACTATGCGATGGAACCAGAAATGTTGAAGAGATAGGGAAGCTTTTAAAAGCTAGATTTGGCGAAAAGGTTGAACCCCTCTATGAGAGGTTGTTAACTTTTCTAATCCAGCTTCAAAGGAGGAACTTGATAAGGTTCAGATGA
- a CDS encoding glycoside hydrolase family 1 protein gives MPLKFPEMFLFGTATSSHQIEGNNRWNDWWYYEQIGKLPYRSGKACNHWELYRDDIQLMTSLGYNAYRFSIEWSRLFPEENKFNEDAFMKYREIIDLLLTRGITPLVTLHHFTSPLWFMKKGGFLREENLKHWEKYIEKVAELLEKVKLVATFNEPMVYVMMGYLTAYWPPFIRSPFKAFKVAANLLKAHAIAYELLHGKFKVGIVKNIPIILPASDKERDRKAAEKADNLFNWHFLDAIWSGKYRGVFKTYRIPQSDADFIGVNYYTASEVRHTWNPLKFFFEVKLADISERKTQMGWSVYPKGIYMALKKASRYGRPLYITENGIATLDDEWRVEFIIQHLQYVHKAIEDGLDVRGYFYWSFMDNYEWKEGFGPRFGLVEVDYQTFERRPRKSAYVYGEIARSKEIKDELLKRYGLPELQL, from the coding sequence ATGCCTCTTAAGTTCCCCGAAATGTTTCTCTTTGGTACCGCAACATCATCCCATCAGATAGAGGGAAATAATAGATGGAATGATTGGTGGTACTATGAGCAGATTGGAAAGCTCCCCTACAGATCTGGTAAGGCTTGCAATCACTGGGAACTTTACAGGGATGATATTCAGCTAATGACCAGCTTGGGCTATAATGCTTATAGGTTCTCCATAGAGTGGAGCAGGCTATTCCCAGAGGAAAATAAATTTAATGAAGATGCTTTCATGAAATACCGGGAGATTATAGACTTGTTATTGACGAGAGGTATAACTCCCCTGGTGACCCTACACCACTTTACTAGCCCTCTCTGGTTCATGAAGAAAGGTGGCTTCCTTAGGGAGGAGAACCTAAAACATTGGGAAAAGTACATAGAAAAGGTTGCTGAGCTTTTAGAAAAAGTTAAACTAGTAGCTACCTTCAATGAGCCGATGGTATACGTAATGATGGGATATCTAACGGCTTATTGGCCCCCATTCATTAGGAGTCCATTTAAGGCCTTTAAGGTAGCTGCAAACCTGCTTAAAGCTCACGCAATTGCCTATGAACTTCTTCATGGGAAATTCAAAGTTGGAATCGTAAAGAATATTCCCATAATACTCCCAGCGAGTGACAAGGAGAGGGATAGAAAAGCCGCTGAGAAAGCTGATAATTTATTTAACTGGCACTTTTTGGATGCGATATGGAGTGGGAAATACAGAGGGGTATTTAAAACATATAGGATTCCCCAAAGTGACGCAGATTTCATTGGGGTTAACTATTACACGGCCAGCGAAGTAAGGCATACTTGGAATCCTTTAAAATTCTTCTTTGAGGTGAAATTAGCGGATATTAGCGAGAGGAAGACTCAAATGGGATGGAGCGTTTATCCAAAAGGAATATACATGGCCCTTAAAAAAGCTTCCAGGTATGGAAGGCCTCTTTATATTACGGAAAACGGAATAGCGACGCTTGATGATGAATGGAGAGTGGAATTCATAATTCAACACCTCCAATACGTTCATAAGGCTATCGAAGACGGCCTGGATGTAAGAGGTTACTTCTATTGGTCATTTATGGATAACTACGAGTGGAAAGAGGGGTTTGGGCCTAGATTTGGCCTAGTGGAAGTTGATTATCAAACCTTCGAGAGAAGGCCCAGGAAGAGTGCTTACGTATACGGAGAAATTGCAAGAAGTAAGGAAATAAAGGATGAGCTATTAAAGAGATATGGCCTACCAGAACTTCAACTTTAG
- the glnA gene encoding type I glutamate--ammonia ligase, with amino-acid sequence MVRKVNIIKGNEGQGKRIKFVQLIFVDINGMPKGMEVPITRLEEAIEEGIAFDGSSVPGFQGIEDSDLVFKADPSTYVEVPWDNVARVYGYIYKDGKPYEADPRGVLRRTLERLEKLGIKVYIGPEPEFYLFKKNGSWELEIPDVGGYFDILTLDKAKDIKREIAEYMPYFGLTPEVLHHEVGKAQHEIDFRHDEALKTADNIVSFKYIVKAVAEMHGLYATFMPKPIYGMPGNGMHLHISLWKDGENIFKGEEGLSETALYFIGGLLKHAKALAAVTNPTVNSYKRLVPGYEAPVYISWGYKNRSALIRVPAFWGNGARIEYRCPDPSANSYLAFAAILMAGLDGIKHKIEPFAYVEENVYEMDEKRREEIGIDMLPENLGEALDELERDKVVKEALGGAYRNFVGYKRKEWEEYLDYLEAKNLPKDTKNVTEWELERYFFI; translated from the coding sequence GTGGTGAGAAAAGTGAACATAATTAAAGGTAATGAGGGGCAAGGAAAAAGGATAAAATTCGTCCAGCTGATCTTCGTGGATATAAATGGAATGCCCAAGGGAATGGAGGTTCCCATTACTAGGCTTGAAGAAGCTATAGAGGAGGGAATAGCTTTCGATGGCTCTTCAGTCCCAGGATTTCAGGGAATAGAGGATAGTGACCTTGTATTCAAGGCAGACCCAAGCACTTACGTTGAAGTTCCCTGGGATAATGTTGCGAGGGTTTACGGTTACATATACAAGGATGGGAAACCATATGAGGCCGACCCGAGGGGAGTTCTTAGGAGGACTTTAGAAAGGCTTGAAAAACTCGGGATTAAGGTTTACATAGGGCCTGAGCCGGAGTTTTACCTCTTCAAGAAAAATGGAAGCTGGGAACTTGAAATACCCGATGTCGGAGGATACTTCGATATACTGACCTTGGATAAAGCCAAGGATATAAAGAGGGAGATAGCCGAATATATGCCGTACTTTGGCCTTACCCCAGAGGTTCTCCATCACGAAGTTGGGAAAGCTCAGCATGAGATAGACTTCCGCCATGACGAAGCCCTAAAAACGGCCGACAACATAGTGAGCTTCAAGTACATAGTCAAGGCCGTTGCCGAAATGCATGGCTTATATGCAACCTTCATGCCCAAACCGATCTATGGAATGCCAGGAAATGGAATGCACCTTCACATAAGCCTATGGAAGGATGGGGAGAACATTTTCAAGGGTGAAGAGGGCCTTAGTGAAACAGCACTTTACTTCATAGGAGGCCTACTAAAGCATGCAAAAGCTTTAGCCGCAGTAACAAATCCGACTGTTAACAGCTACAAGAGGCTCGTTCCAGGTTATGAAGCTCCAGTGTACATAAGCTGGGGCTATAAGAACAGGAGCGCCCTGATAAGAGTTCCAGCGTTCTGGGGGAATGGGGCCAGGATAGAGTATCGCTGTCCAGATCCTAGTGCAAACTCATACTTAGCCTTTGCCGCGATCTTAATGGCCGGATTGGATGGAATAAAGCATAAGATCGAGCCCTTTGCTTACGTTGAGGAGAACGTTTACGAAATGGATGAGAAGAGGAGGGAGGAGATCGGTATAGATATGCTCCCAGAAAATTTGGGTGAAGCTCTTGATGAACTTGAGAGGGATAAGGTAGTCAAGGAAGCCCTTGGAGGGGCCTACAGAAACTTCGTAGGGTACAAGAGAAAGGAGTGGGAAGAATATTTAGATTACCTTGAGGCCAAGAATTTGCCAAAGGATACGAAAAATGTTACAGAGTGGGAGCTTGAGAGGTACTTTTTCATCTGA
- a CDS encoding OPT family oligopeptide transporter — protein sequence MEFKPYVPPEKSLPEYTVKAFILGVLLSIIMGAANAYLGMYAGMTVSASIPAAVISMAVLMALRDRNILENNMVQTAASAGEALAAGVIFTFPALVVLNYYTEFPYYIVTVIAALGGSLGALFTVVLRRAFIVEEKLPYPEGTACAEVLIAGDKGGTHAKPIFYGGILGSIYKFFGSIGLWSGTLEAAKLVGRRVLYFGSDLSAALISVGYIVGLNIAFLVFLGGAIAWFIAIPIYAAKMGSPGNLSALDLAWTIWSTKIRYMGVGAMVVGGLWSLVKLRGPIARGIKAGLEAARRRQAGEAVLRTEEDLPLNYVLTLIAAFVIPLFLLYAHILHNIGMAIVMAVIMLILGFFGSAIAGYLAGIVGSSNNPVSGITIMSLLFTALILKGLGLSGTEGMVATILVAAVICTAAAIAGDTMQDLATGYLVGATPKRQQVFEVMGTFFAALVMAPVLNLLIKAYGIAGTPTAKGENALPAPQAFLMAKVTEGVFTGTLEWTMVFIGAGIAIALIIIDEILARRGSKFRTPVMPVAVGIYLPLSLGVPILLGGIARYLVSRGRKEGESFTDPGVLGAAGLIAGEALTGIVFAALIVGGIAPSVKTTLAGNILGVLFLLALLGWLTKLGRK from the coding sequence ATGGAGTTTAAGCCATATGTTCCCCCCGAGAAATCCCTGCCGGAGTACACGGTTAAAGCATTCATATTGGGTGTACTTCTCTCGATAATAATGGGTGCAGCGAACGCATATTTAGGTATGTACGCAGGTATGACGGTTAGCGCAAGTATACCTGCAGCTGTAATCTCGATGGCAGTTCTCATGGCCCTAAGGGATAGGAATATCCTAGAAAATAATATGGTTCAAACCGCGGCCTCAGCGGGAGAAGCACTGGCCGCTGGGGTAATCTTCACGTTCCCCGCCTTAGTCGTGCTAAATTATTACACCGAATTTCCCTACTATATAGTCACCGTAATAGCGGCCCTGGGAGGATCCCTAGGTGCACTCTTTACCGTAGTCCTCAGGAGGGCGTTCATCGTTGAGGAAAAGCTACCTTACCCTGAAGGTACTGCATGTGCCGAGGTTTTAATAGCTGGAGACAAGGGAGGAACCCACGCAAAGCCCATATTTTACGGTGGGATCCTTGGCTCAATATACAAGTTCTTTGGAAGCATTGGATTATGGAGTGGAACACTAGAAGCTGCAAAACTCGTTGGTAGGAGAGTTTTATACTTTGGAAGTGACCTTTCAGCAGCTTTAATAAGCGTTGGATACATCGTTGGATTGAACATTGCATTCCTAGTATTCCTGGGAGGTGCCATAGCATGGTTCATTGCGATTCCAATATATGCAGCAAAGATGGGTAGTCCGGGGAATTTAAGTGCACTAGACCTCGCATGGACGATCTGGAGTACGAAGATAAGATACATGGGAGTTGGAGCGATGGTTGTAGGCGGACTATGGAGCCTAGTAAAGCTTAGAGGTCCAATAGCAAGGGGAATAAAGGCTGGATTAGAAGCGGCTAGAAGGAGGCAAGCTGGAGAAGCGGTATTAAGAACTGAAGAAGATCTACCACTCAACTACGTCCTAACCCTTATAGCAGCATTCGTAATACCTCTATTCCTCCTCTATGCCCACATCCTTCACAACATTGGTATGGCCATAGTGATGGCGGTTATAATGCTGATACTCGGCTTCTTCGGAAGCGCTATAGCTGGATACCTTGCCGGTATCGTCGGCTCCTCGAACAATCCGGTATCTGGAATAACGATCATGAGCTTACTCTTTACGGCCCTCATATTAAAGGGCCTCGGACTTTCAGGAACTGAGGGAATGGTTGCAACCATATTAGTCGCGGCCGTCATATGTACCGCTGCAGCTATAGCGGGAGATACCATGCAGGACTTAGCAACGGGATACCTAGTGGGTGCTACTCCAAAGAGGCAGCAGGTGTTCGAGGTTATGGGAACGTTCTTTGCAGCATTAGTTATGGCCCCAGTGCTTAACCTGCTCATAAAGGCTTACGGTATAGCAGGGACACCAACGGCAAAAGGTGAGAATGCCCTACCCGCTCCCCAAGCATTCTTAATGGCCAAGGTTACGGAGGGGGTATTCACCGGAACCCTGGAGTGGACGATGGTCTTCATTGGAGCAGGAATTGCTATAGCACTAATAATAATAGATGAGATCCTTGCAAGGAGGGGATCTAAATTCAGGACACCCGTGATGCCAGTGGCCGTTGGAATATACCTACCGCTAAGTCTCGGCGTTCCGATACTCCTTGGCGGAATAGCAAGGTATCTAGTTAGCAGGGGCAGAAAAGAGGGTGAAAGCTTTACTGATCCAGGAGTTCTCGGTGCTGCAGGATTGATAGCTGGAGAGGCCCTGACCGGAATAGTGTTCGCTGCACTAATAGTTGGCGGAATAGCTCCATCGGTTAAAACTACATTAGCTGGAAATATCCTCGGAGTGCTGTTCCTGCTAGCTCTACTCGGCTGGCTTACAAAGCTTGGAAGAAAGTGA
- a CDS encoding adenosylcobalamin-dependent ribonucleoside-diphosphate reductase — translation MVVEKVMKRDGRIVPFDESRIRWAVQRAMWEVGVRDEKKLDEVVKAIVQRINELYDGKIPHIENIQDIVELELMRAGLFEVAKAYILYRKKKAEIREEKKRILNKKELDEIDKRFSINALRVLASRYLKRDENGNIIESPRELFERVAILAVIPDLLYDERVFDKDGNYSQDLKRVEYYLEHFEEFDGKYSIGKYKLNKYHFERMVNLYKELAEKGKMKVSIDEFLGMLERGEFNKYEKEIDEYFRLMTNQIFMPNTPALINSGRPLGMLSACFVVPIEDDMESIMKAAHDVALIQKAGGGTGINFSKLRPEGDIVGTTTGAASGPVSFMHLIDAVSDVIKQGGVRRGANMGILEIWHPDIEKFIHAKEKNIGTNVLSNFNISVGIWEDFLEALKEGKKYPLINPRTGEVVREVDPKSLFEELAYMAWAKADPGVIFFDIINRRNVLKEAKGGPIRATNPCVVGDTRILTPEGYLKIEDLFRMAKERNNGEKVVAVEGIAEGGEEFAYPVAILLPNEEEKEVIYETVHGKQLAIADPIEVKAYVWKVGKKKVARIKTKEGYEIIATLDHKIMTKDGWKAVEDLKEGDLIVLPRFEVEDNFGSESIGEDLAFVLGWLIGDGYINTDDKRVWFYFNAEKEEEIAQKISEILKKRFNSKAEPHRYGSEIKLGVRGEAYKFFEKIVKTNDKRVPEIVYHLKPNEIRAFLRGLFTADGYVDNDGAIRLTSKSRELLRDVQDLLLLFGIISKIYERPYKGTFEYTTKEGEKKVYTAQGYYELVIANYSRKLFAEKIGFEGEKQKKIKLNKTKIDEPYARVESVEIIGEEIVYDLTVPGIHSYISNGFISHNCGEEPLYEYESCNLASINLAKFVKYDENGKPYFDWDEYAYVIQKVTKYLDNAIDVNKFPLPEIDHNTKLTRRIGVGMMGLADALFKLGIPYNSEEGFKFMRKVTEYLTFYAYKYSVEAAKRRGTFPLYEKTEYPKGKLPVEGFYHPEIWNLPWDKLVEEIKKYGLRNAMVTTCPPTGSVSMIADTSSGIEPIYALVYKKSVTVGEFYYVDPVFEAELKKRGLYSEELLKKISDNYGSIQGLEEIPEDMKRVFVTALDIHWLDHLLAQASIQMWLTDSASKTINMINEATVEDVKAAYLIAHFLGCKGVTVYRDGSLSVQVYSVEGEKKKRKYKPKPSEYAKKVFLEIVEKEPWIKNFINVDEILNGKRESNLTFSLSIKKEHQEKPQENKGIPEEKIKELLGVVYCPVCYEREGKLVELRMESGCATCPVCGWSKCVIS, via the coding sequence ATGGTAGTTGAAAAAGTGATGAAACGCGATGGTAGGATTGTTCCCTTCGATGAGTCACGTATAAGATGGGCCGTACAAAGGGCAATGTGGGAAGTGGGCGTCAGGGATGAGAAGAAGCTCGACGAAGTAGTCAAGGCTATAGTGCAGAGGATAAACGAGCTATACGATGGAAAGATACCGCACATTGAGAACATTCAAGACATAGTAGAATTGGAACTTATGAGGGCTGGACTCTTTGAAGTTGCTAAAGCTTATATCCTCTATAGAAAGAAGAAAGCTGAAATCAGAGAAGAGAAGAAGAGAATACTGAACAAAAAAGAGCTCGACGAGATCGACAAGAGGTTCTCAATAAATGCATTAAGGGTACTCGCATCGAGATACCTTAAGAGGGATGAAAACGGTAATATCATAGAAAGCCCAAGGGAATTGTTTGAAAGAGTAGCAATACTAGCTGTCATCCCTGATCTGCTTTATGATGAGAGGGTTTTTGACAAAGATGGTAACTATTCTCAAGATCTAAAGCGGGTTGAATACTATCTAGAGCACTTTGAAGAATTCGACGGGAAGTACTCTATAGGGAAATACAAGCTTAACAAGTACCACTTCGAGAGAATGGTCAACCTCTACAAGGAACTTGCAGAAAAGGGAAAGATGAAAGTAAGTATTGACGAATTCCTGGGGATGCTTGAAAGGGGAGAATTCAACAAGTACGAGAAGGAAATTGATGAGTACTTCAGGTTAATGACGAACCAAATCTTCATGCCAAACACTCCAGCGTTGATCAACTCTGGAAGGCCCCTGGGAATGCTCTCAGCTTGCTTCGTCGTCCCAATAGAGGATGACATGGAGAGCATTATGAAAGCAGCCCATGATGTAGCCTTAATACAGAAAGCTGGCGGTGGTACTGGAATTAATTTCTCAAAACTTCGTCCTGAGGGAGATATAGTGGGAACAACAACCGGGGCAGCCTCAGGTCCCGTCTCGTTCATGCACCTCATAGATGCCGTTAGTGATGTAATAAAGCAAGGTGGTGTGAGAAGAGGAGCAAATATGGGAATACTGGAGATATGGCATCCAGACATTGAGAAGTTCATCCATGCAAAGGAGAAGAACATTGGAACTAACGTCTTGAGCAACTTCAACATCAGCGTTGGGATATGGGAGGACTTCTTGGAGGCCCTTAAGGAAGGAAAGAAGTATCCATTGATAAATCCAAGAACTGGGGAGGTTGTTAGGGAGGTTGATCCTAAGTCACTATTTGAGGAACTCGCCTATATGGCTTGGGCAAAGGCCGACCCAGGAGTTATCTTCTTTGACATAATAAACAGAAGAAACGTGCTAAAAGAAGCAAAAGGAGGTCCCATTAGGGCAACTAACCCATGTGTCGTTGGAGACACGAGAATCCTAACGCCTGAGGGCTATCTCAAGATTGAAGATCTCTTTAGAATGGCAAAGGAAAGAAACAATGGAGAAAAAGTTGTCGCAGTAGAAGGAATAGCTGAGGGAGGAGAAGAGTTCGCCTACCCAGTGGCAATCTTACTTCCAAATGAAGAAGAAAAAGAAGTTATCTATGAAACTGTACATGGAAAGCAACTTGCCATAGCAGATCCCATTGAAGTCAAAGCATACGTTTGGAAGGTTGGTAAGAAGAAAGTAGCAAGAATAAAGACAAAAGAGGGTTACGAAATAATTGCAACTCTTGATCACAAAATAATGACAAAAGATGGCTGGAAAGCAGTTGAAGATCTTAAAGAAGGAGATCTAATAGTTTTACCAAGATTTGAAGTGGAGGATAACTTTGGAAGCGAAAGCATAGGTGAGGATCTAGCTTTTGTCCTAGGGTGGCTTATTGGAGATGGATATATTAACACAGACGATAAGAGGGTTTGGTTCTACTTCAACGCTGAAAAAGAAGAGGAGATAGCTCAGAAAATCTCTGAAATACTCAAGAAACGCTTTAACTCCAAAGCAGAGCCTCACAGATATGGAAGTGAAATTAAACTAGGAGTAAGAGGGGAAGCATACAAATTCTTTGAGAAGATAGTCAAAACAAATGATAAGAGAGTTCCAGAAATTGTCTACCATTTAAAGCCAAACGAGATCAGAGCATTCTTGAGAGGTCTATTCACAGCTGATGGTTATGTTGACAATGATGGTGCAATAAGGCTAACTTCAAAGAGCAGAGAGCTTCTGAGAGACGTCCAAGATTTACTACTACTCTTTGGCATAATATCGAAGATCTACGAAAGACCATACAAAGGAACATTTGAATACACGACTAAAGAGGGCGAAAAGAAAGTCTATACAGCTCAAGGTTACTATGAACTCGTGATAGCAAACTATAGCAGAAAATTGTTTGCAGAAAAGATTGGTTTCGAAGGAGAAAAACAGAAGAAAATTAAGCTCAATAAAACAAAAATCGATGAACCCTATGCAAGAGTTGAGAGCGTGGAGATAATTGGAGAAGAAATTGTTTATGACTTAACAGTCCCAGGAATCCACAGTTATATCTCTAATGGATTTATAAGCCACAACTGTGGAGAAGAGCCTCTCTACGAATACGAATCCTGTAACTTAGCCTCAATTAACTTAGCTAAATTCGTTAAGTACGACGAGAATGGGAAGCCCTATTTCGATTGGGATGAATATGCATACGTGATTCAGAAGGTTACAAAGTACTTGGACAACGCTATAGACGTCAACAAGTTTCCGTTACCGGAGATAGACCACAACACCAAGCTAACCAGAAGGATAGGAGTGGGAATGATGGGGTTAGCAGATGCGCTGTTCAAGCTTGGAATCCCGTATAACAGCGAAGAAGGCTTCAAGTTCATGAGGAAGGTAACCGAGTACCTAACGTTCTACGCATATAAGTACTCGGTTGAAGCAGCTAAGAGGAGAGGAACGTTCCCGCTCTACGAGAAGACAGAATATCCAAAGGGTAAGCTTCCGGTTGAAGGATTCTACCACCCGGAGATATGGAACTTACCATGGGATAAGCTGGTCGAGGAAATAAAGAAGTATGGATTAAGGAATGCAATGGTAACCACGTGTCCACCAACCGGAAGTGTCTCGATGATAGCGGATACTTCAAGCGGAATAGAACCAATCTACGCTCTAGTTTACAAGAAGAGCGTTACCGTTGGGGAATTCTACTACGTAGATCCAGTGTTTGAGGCCGAGCTCAAGAAGAGGGGGCTCTACAGTGAAGAATTACTGAAGAAGATAAGTGACAACTACGGAAGCATTCAAGGATTAGAAGAGATTCCAGAGGATATGAAGAGGGTATTTGTAACCGCTCTAGACATTCACTGGCTTGATCACTTGTTAGCTCAAGCAAGCATTCAGATGTGGCTAACGGATTCAGCAAGCAAGACGATAAACATGATCAATGAAGCCACGGTAGAAGATGTAAAGGCCGCATACCTAATAGCCCACTTCCTGGGTTGCAAAGGTGTCACGGTTTACAGAGATGGTTCCCTAAGCGTCCAGGTTTATAGCGTTGAGGGAGAGAAAAAGAAGAGGAAGTACAAGCCAAAGCCAAGTGAATACGCTAAGAAGGTATTCCTAGAGATAGTTGAGAAGGAACCATGGATTAAGAATTTCATAAATGTGGATGAGATCTTAAACGGTAAGAGGGAAAGCAACTTAACCTTTTCGCTGAGCATTAAAAAGGAACATCAAGAAAAACCTCAGGAAAATAAAGGAATTCCCGAGGAGAAAATAAAAGAGCTACTGGGAGTGGTCTACTGTCCAGTATGTTACGAGAGGGAAGGTAAGCTCGTGGAGCTTAGGATGGAGAGTGGATGTGCAACGTGCCCAGTTTGCGGATGGAGCAAGTGCGTAATAAGCTGA